AAGGCATCCGAGGCCGCATCAAATTGTTGGCGGGTTACATCAGGAATTTCAACTTGGGCTGGCCCCAAACTCAAGGTAAACGGAATGACCGTGCCTTTGGCGACCTTGGTTCCAGCAGCAACATCTTGGCCGATCACGGTTGCGGCTGGGGCGAGATCGTTGCGTGGCTCTTTGCGTTGTTCGCCAAGTTCAAGCGATTTGAGCAGATCAAGCGCTTCGCTTTCGGTTCTGCCAACCAAATCTGGGACTTCGACCATCTCGGGAGCTGGGGTGGGTTCACCAGTTGGGGTAACTTGGGTCGCCTTATTACCACCAAATGCTTGACTGATTGAATCCATGACATTGGTAAACATCAGCACATAGACCAAACCGCCAATTCCAACTAATAATAAGGTTGCAATCACCCATAAGCCGCAGCCAGACGATTGACGGGCCTGCGGTTGATTCATTGGTACAGGTTGTTGGGCAGCCAAGGGCGGAGCATAATTTTGGCGTGGACGAGCTTGTGGCGCTGGTTGTTGGCGTGGTGGACGTACCTCGGCAGGCTCTTGGGTTTGTGGCAAACGCCCAGCATTCGCTGAAGGTACGGCCATGGTCGCTTGGTTGCCACGCTCACGATACAGCCGCAATAACTCGGCAAACGCTCGCGCCGATTGCGGGCGTTGAGCAGGATCTTTCGACATCGCTTGGAGCACAATCGCCTCAAGCTGCGGTGGAATCGACGGGTTATAGCTGCGCAAAGGCGGCGGTGCTGCTTGGATATGCTGCAAGGCGACTGCCAAGGGCGAATCGCCACTAAACGGCAAACGTCCGGTCAGCATCTCATAGGTTAGCACGCCCAAGGCATAGACATCGGAAAGCGGAGTTGCCCCCAAACCTTGAGCCTGTTCTGGCGCGAGATAATCGGCAGTTCCAAAGGTTGTGCCTGGATCAGTTAATGCCGAGGATTGCTTGCTTTTGGCGATGCCAAAATCGCTCAGCCGGGCATAATCGTTTGCATCAATTAAGACATTTTGCGGCTTGACATCACGGTGCACCAAGCCACTATCATGGGCTGCTTGCAAAGCTTCGGCTACTTGGCGCACAATCGCCAAGGTGCGTGGCACGGGCAAGGGTGCTTGCAACGAAATAATTTCTTTGAGATCGGTACCTTGGACATATTCCATCACAATGTAGTGGAGATCGCCCTCGGCTCCGATATCATATACCCGCACAATATTGGGGTGACCCAACTGGGCGGCAGCATCGGCTTCGTGCTTAAAGCGGCGCAAAAATTGCTCGTCACTGGCATATTGGCCATGTAACACTTTAATTGCAACTGGTCGATTGAGTCGCAAATCGCGCCCAAGATACACCGTTGCCATGCCGCCTTGGCCTAGTTTTCGCTCTAATTGATAGCGATTATTGAGAATTCGTGGTTGTTCGCTCATCGCCCCACTAATACTCCTCGTCGCTCAATGGCGACAGCAACGATTGCTCGGACGCATGCCAAATCGTAACATGCGGGTGCAAATCAGGCTCAGCTAGTTTATGTAAATAACAACGCAAGCGTGGTAGATGAATAATATCGTCGCGATTGTAGCGTAATAATAAATCTAAAGCAGTTTGATCGTTATAGTTTTCGTAGGCTTGCCACAAGCGCAAAGCGTCACGACCATCAAGTCCATGAGTAGAACGAGCAATCCCGATCTTTTGTTCAACAATTTTCAAGCCACCGCGCAGATTTTGCCGCCGACATTCGCGCAACAAATCGCAATGCCCAAATTCTCGCTTCAAATCTGCACCGAGTGCTTTGTAAATAATCGGCAGATCAAAACTTGCTCCATTAAAGGTGTAGATCGTTTCGACTCCTGCCAAGGCCGCGTACAAATTAACATCACTAACCCCAGCGCCAACCAGTTGAACTGTACCACGCCGGGGCAAGTAAATCCCAATCACACTAATCGTGCGCTGCCAGGTTGTTTCAATATCAAGGTATGCGTCCATAATTTGTGAGGGGCCAGAGGTCAGGGGCTAGGGATTAGGAACGTAGTTAGACTATTGAGATTATAGCAATTCATACCTAGCTAACGTATCATTCAGAGCAAACAATGGATATATTCTGACCCCTGACCCCTAGCCTCTAATCCCTCATTTACAACTCCAACATCTCGGCGACGTGCAAGGCTCGAATCAGCGAACCAGCTTTGTTGCGGGTTTCGAGATCTTCCAATTTAACATCGCTATCGGCAACAATCCCCGCGCCAGCTTGCATATAGGCCACACCATCTTTAATGACCATTGTGCGAATAGTAATCGCTGTGTCAAGCGATAGCCCGCCAAACGAGACATAACCAACGCAACCACCATATGGCCCGCGTTGAGTTGGCTCTAATTCCGCGATAATTTCCATGGCCCGCACCTTGGGCGCACCGGTCAGCGTGCCAGCAGGGAAGCAGGCACGTAAGGCATGCAACGGCGAGTAGCGCGAGGTATCCAACGTGCCTTTAACCACCGAAACTAAGTGCATCACATGCGAATATTTTTCAATTTGCATAAATTTGGGCACGTGGACAGTGCCAGGCAGCGAAACCCGCCCCACATCGTTGCGCCCTAGATCAACCAACATCAAATGTTCAGCGCGTTCTTTTTCGTCGGCTAATAATTCAGCCTGCATCCGCGCTTCATCCTCGGCATCACGGCCACGGCGGCGCGTGCCAGCAATTGGGTGGGTCTCGATAATCCCATCTTCAACCCGCACCAACATTTCGGGCGATGCCCCAATAATCGCCGCATCAGGCACATTCAAAAAGAACATGTAGGGCGATGGATTGACCGTGCGCAGCGCTCGATAGACGGCAAATGGCTCGGCATCAGTTTCACGCTGAAAACGCTGTGATAACACCACTTGGAAAATATCGCCAGCCCGAATATACTCGCGAGCTTTTTCAATTGCGGCGCTAAATTCGCTAAATGATTGATTTGATTGCAACTGTTCGTTGAGTTCGGGCAAACTAGGCGAGGCGGCACTTGAGCTATAGACTTCGGGCGCTAATGGCCGCACTAATTTTTTGGTCATGGCCTCGATGGCTTGGTTGGCTTCGGCGAATTGAGTTGCCAAATCCACTGCAGCATCAAACACCAGCGTGCTCATAATTTTGATCGTATGCCGCACATGGTCGAAAGCCAAAACCGTTTTGACCACCATCCACACGCCATCGGGAATTTGCAATGGGCGCAGAGTTGGCGCGGGCAAACGTTCAAAGGTACGCACGGTTTCATAGCCTAAAAAGCCGACTGCCCCGCCCGTAAAGCGTGGCAAGTCGGGTTGAGGCGCTGGATTGGCGCGTTGTGTACCAACCACCAAGCGTTCTAATTGATCAAGCGTCGTCAGATCATCATAGCTGGTGCGTTCACCATTGGCCGTTTCAATAATACTTTGCTGGCCGAGACCGCGAATAATCAAATGCGGTTCGCAGCCAATAAATGAATAGCGACCAATTTGCTCGCCACCTTCAACACTTTCAAGCAAGAAACTATAGTGGCCCTGAGCAACCTTCAAGTACGCCGACACTGGCGTTTCCAAATCGGCGACTAACTCACGATAGACTGCACATTGGGTGTAGCCAGCCGCAGCCCATGCTTGCACTTGTTCAAATGTTGGCGAAGCCATGAACGCTCCATAAAAACTATAAGAAGAGGGGTCAGGGGTCAGATGCTAGGGATCAGTCAGAGGAATGTAAAATAAAAGATCAAGCGTAAATCAAGCCAACTCCTGACCCCTAATCCCTAGCCCCTGATCCCTAAATATAATACATCGGCGAATCGAGTTGCTGGTGTTTGCGTTGACAGAGATCGGCGATAGTCATTTCGCTGAGATGGCCTTCGATCACGGCGCGTAATTCGCCCCAAACTTCGCCCAACAAACCAGCATCAAACGTATCGAGGCTTGCACCTTCGGGTGTTGGCAACAATGGCCCTTCCAACACCAAAATGGCATCAAGCAAGCTAATTGCTTGTGGCGGACGGGCCAACTGATGACCACCTTGAGGGCCACGCACGCTGGTAATTAGGCCAGCTTTGCGCAATGCGATTAACAATTGATTGAGATAATTTTCTGAGATAGCTTGGCGCTCGGCAATGTCGTGGCTTTGCACTAAACCCTCGCCATAGTGCTGAGCCAAATCAAATAATGCTCGCACGCCATATTCACCTTTGGTTGATAATCGCATTCTGCCTCATTGCTGCTATATACAATCAATTCAGATAGCCGCCATGCTAGCATTAGGGGCCAGAGAAGTCAAAAGCCAACCTTATTAAATTGGTCGCCACCACGGGCAACAGTTGGGCATTTGCTCCGATTGAATTGCTTGCTCGGTTTTACATTCAACATAGCCATTAAAAATACAATTGGCACAGCAGCGCACATGCACATGGCAACGCCAACAAAAGGTCGCACTGGCATACAATTGGGCATCGCAGGCATAACAACAGACTGGCAACTCGGCCAATTGGCTCAAACTCAATGGCTCGGGCGGGTTCCATGGCGGCAACGGCTCTGGCTCGGCCACAATCGGCTCAAATGGGCCGCGCAAACTGACCAAACCGCGAATCGCTGCATGATTATAAGGATTGATCGCTAGCACCCGTTCCAAGCAGGCAATTTGCTGTTCGGGCAGTTCAACCGCGCCACTCAACCAGAGCAAGGCAATTTCGTTATAGGGTTCTAGGGCTAAAGCTTGGGTTAAATAAACCCGGGCGCTGCGACGGTCGCCAGCATATAACGCCGCCACCGCTGTTTCCAGCAGCGCTGCCGTTTGATTTGAAGTCATAGCTTGCGTCCCTCTCTATGACAGGTTAGGCTGGATCGAGGGCTGCTAACGCCGCCATAAGCACTGCATCCTGCTCAGGTAGCACAGTCCGCAGATCAAGGATTAGGCGCTGCGCTTGAATTCGGCCAACAATGGGTGGGTCGTTGGCACGAAGTTGTGTGCTCAAAGCTTCAATTGCGCCGTCAAGGGCTAGCCCTCGGCTTGGTAGGCTTGAGCCAGGCAGCGAACCACCGCCAATGGTAGCATGAGTTGCCACAAGTTGGGCAGCGGGATAGTGCGCCAGCAGCGCTATTGCACGTTGCTCAAGTTGCTCAAGCGAACTGGTGACCATGCGCCAGATGGGAATTTCGCTGCTTGCTCGCTGGGTTTCATAGGCCAAGAGCGTTGCGCTCAAGGCAGCAATCGTCAATTTATCAACCCGTAGCGCCCGCAATAATGGATGTTTACGCAGTTGATCGATCAGCTGGCGTTTGCCGACAATCACCCCTGCTTGCGGGCCACCAAGTAATTTATCGCCGCTAAACACTACTAAATCAGCATTAGTTTGAACCATCATCGCAACGGTTGGCTCGACTGCCAAGCCAAAGGCTTGAGTGTCCAGCAATGCGCCGCTGCCAAGATCGCAAATCAAGAGTTTTTGATGATCATGGGCTGCTTGGGCTAATTCGGCCACACTTGGCTCGTGAGTAAAGCCTAGCACCTGAAAATTCGAGGCATGGACATGCAATAACGCTGCCGTTTGGCTGGTAATCGCCGCCGTGTAATCGTGCAAATAGCTGCGGTTGGTGGTACCAACATCAACTAAAGTACAACCACTTTGGCGCAAAATATCGGGAATCCGAAAGCCACCGCCAATTTCAACTGCATGGCCACGACTCACAATTACTTCCTGCCCTTGGGCAAAACAACTCAAGCAAAGCAACATTGCCGCTGCAGCATTATTGACCACCAACGCCGCTTCGGCTCCGGTCAGGCGTTGCAGTTGTGGCTCCAACAGGCTATTGCGTGAACCACGCTCGCCCTCAGTCAGATCATATTCGAGGTTGCTATAGCCTGCACTGGCCGTAATCATGGCCTGATGGGCCGCAGCACTGAGCGGCGCACGCCCAAGATTGGTATGCAAAATTACGCCTGTAGCATTAATGACTTGGCGCAGTGGAGGTTGTTGGCGCTGGAGGATTAAGTGCTCAGCTTGAGCCAAAATCTGCTCAATTGAACATTCAGCAGCATGGTTGCGAATCGCGTGGCGAGCCTGCTCAATGCTAGTTCGGGCAGCCTCAAGCAACCATTGAGCAGGCAATTCGGGGAAGCGTTCGGCTAACAGGCCAATTAGCCCATGCACCGCTGGCAAATTGCGCAAACGCACCAGCCAACCTCAGGAGATCGGCGACGGCGCAGGCCGTGGCAACGGATAAACAACGGTTGGCTCAACCCCAGGATTCGTCACGGTTGGTAGATCTTGGGTCGGCGCAGCGGTTGGGCCATTGGTTGGGGTTGGTGGTGGCACATCAGTTGGCGTTGCTTGAATTGGCGTTGGCTCAACTGGCGTGTTCGATGGCACAACCGTGGTTGGTTGGGTCGTGCGCGTCGGTGGCACAGTACGCGTTGGTTGAGTTGTGCGGGTCGGTGTATTCGATGGCACAGTTGCGCTTGGCTCAGGCGTTATGCTGGGCGGCTCGGTTGGCGCATCGGTTGGGGTGGGTTCAGGCGTATTGCTCGGAATCGCCGTGGGAATCCGCGTCGATTCGGGCACAAATGGCCCTGATAAGCTGCTGGTTTGGGTGGCAGTTGGAAGCGAAATCAAACCACGATTGCCTTGACCAATCCGTTGCCAAAAGACAATTCCCAAGACAGCTAGGGTTATAATGATCGCCACAGGGTAAATTATTTTTAAAGGATCGCTGGTCGTGGCCGTGCGCATCACCGGACGGGTGCGCATACGAGGCCGAGCAGCATTGCTGGAGTTGGGCGGGGTTGGGCGGGGCCGTGGCTGAGCAGGAGCAGCTTGAGGCCGCGATTGGGCACTCGGCGCAACTCGTGCCGTCGGATTCGGATTACTTGGGCGAGGCACAGGTTGCGGCACAGGCGCGGCAGGTCGGGCTTGCGGCTGAATTGACCCAACATCGGTTTGGGCATTCGGATCATGTTGACGTTGCAAGGAGGGCAGCGCATTCATCGCCACCGTCGCTTTGCCAGCCGAAGAACCAGCCGGAACCGCCAAGCCGCGCAATTCGTCTTTGCTAGGAATCGTAATGCCAACCCGGCTGGAGAGCGTGCGTAAGGCATCAATAAAGGCAACTGCCGAAGGCGGGCGGTCGCTTGGTTGCTTGGCCAATGCTCGCTCAAAGACCTTATCGAAAGCCGCTGGTAAGCCAGGTACAAGGCTGGTGATCGCTGGCGGCGGCGTGTAGGTGTGAGCAACCAGCAACTCTGGAACCGTTCCAGTAAAGGGAACTTGGCCAGTGATCACTTCAAAAGCCACAATCCCTAAAGAATATAAATCGGAGCGGCCATCAACCAATTGAGCCGAGGCTTGTTCAGGGGCAATATATTCTGGCGTGCCCATAAACATACCGGCTCGCGTTAGACGCTTATCATTAACAACTGGTGCTTGAGCAATTCCGAAGTCGGTTAATAACACCCGACCATCGGCATTGAGCAAGATATTGTGGGGTTTGACATCACGATGGACTGCTTGCTGCGAATGGGCATAATCTATGGCCTCAGCCACGGGCATTAACAACGCCACGGCGTAGCCCAATCCAAGCGCACCTTGTTCATCGATGACTGCTTGGAGCGAACGACCAGCAATATATTCCATGGCGATGTAGGGCAAGCCTTCGGCCTCGCCAACATCAAAAATGGTGACAATATTAGGGTGATGCAAATTGCCAGCGGTAATTGCTTCGCGCTCAAAGCGCTGGCTCGATTCGGGGTCACTCGCCAGCTGAGGCGCAAGAATCTTAAGCGCAACCGTTCGTTGTAAGGTGGTATCAGTCGCACGAAAAACGCGGGCCATACCACCCCGCCCAACTTCGTTGTGCAAAACATACTTGCCAAATTGGCGACCATTCCAAGAAGTCAAACGCCTGCTCCTTGCGCCTCTAGCGCATTCAGAAGCCCTATGTTAGAATCGCGTCACATTCTAGCATAGCCCTTTTGCTTTGTCTCTGACTAAGACTCTAGCATACCATACCACGCCTCTCCATGCATCGTGTGTTTGAGGAGGAATTTTTTATGAGCGATCAGCCAGTGCCATCGCTAACAATTAAGAACCAAGATGTGCCACCGCGACTTATGCCATGGGAACAAACCATTCTCACCATCGGGCGTGATGTGGCCAACGATATTGTCATCGATCATCGTTTAGCATCTCGCCGTCACGCCCGCTTAGAACGCGATGAAGCCGGCTGTTATATTCGCGATCTCGATAGCACCAACGGAACCTATTTAAATGGGGTTAAGGTCAATGGCCTCGCACCCTTACGCAATAACGATGAAGTTTGGGTCGCCGATACGGTGATCATCTTCCGTGACCCCGAAGCAACCATGAAAGGCACGCCGCCGCCTGTGGTCATGCATCGGATCGCCACCCAAGATCAAGCTGAATTGCACGTTGATAGCGCTGCCAAGGAAGTCTATGTGCGTGGCAAACGGCTTGATCCACAACTCACCGCCAAAGAATTTCAGCTGCTGGAGTTGCTCTACAATCGCCGTGGCGAAGTCGTGAGCAAAGAGCAAATTGCGATTGGCGTGTGGGATTACGAGGTCTACGATTACAACGCCATTGATGCCTTGATCTATCGCTTGCGCCAGCGCATCGAGATCGATCCATCTGCGCCACGCTTTGTGCTAACCGTGCGCGGCTTTGGCTATAAATTGAGCTTGGATTAAATCCCTCACCCCTAGCCCCCTCTCCCGCCCAGCAGGCGAGGGGGAATCCTTCATCATGATGATTTGAACGCCCCTCGCCCGCCGCAGTGGGAGAGGGGGCGGGGGTGAGGGCACGTTTATGGCACGAGTTGTGATTAATCAACAATAGCATTGCAACTTTAGGTGAGTAATCGCAGTCAGATTGAGTAGCACCCTACTCATAGAGATAAGGACCCATTCATGGCCCATGTTGGCGCTCAATCCATTCTTGGTGAACGTGAAGCTGAGCTACGCGCTGCCGAGCAAAGCTTATTTGATCGTTTGCATCATGCGTTGGAGCAATTTGGCGCTGATGTGACCGCCGCTGATGCTGCTCGTTTACGCGAAGCCACTGAACAACTGGCCGAACTCTTTTTAATTGTGGTCGCTGGCGAGTTCAACGCTGGTAAATCGAGCTTTATCAATGCCTTGCTCGGCGATCGTGTGTTGCCTGAAGGGGTTACGCCAACCACCGATCGCATTAATATTTTGCGCTTTGGCGAACAGCCTGATTCGCAATTGCTCGAAGATTTTCTGTTGTTGCGCACCCATCCTGCGCCCTTGCTTGGCGATTTGAATATCGTTGATACGCCTGGCACCAATGCGATTATTCGCCGCCATGAGGAATTGACCAAACGCTTTGTGCCACGTTCGGATCTGGTTTTGTTTATCACGTCAGCCGATCGGCCATTTACCGAGAGCGAGCGCACCTTCCTTGAGCATATTCGCGAATGGGGCAAAAAAATCGTCTTGGTGATCAACAAAATCGATATTCTCGATGAAAAAGGCCGGGGCGAGGTGATCGAATTTGTGCGTAGTAATGCCACAACCTTGCTTGGTAGCACCCCGATGATTTTCGCAGTTTCGGCTCGCTCGGCCTTACGCGCCCACGAAAACGACGACCCCAAGCTTTGGTCTGAAAGTGGCTTCAACGCCATGGAAGAATATTTGCTGCGCACGCTTGATCAAGGCGAACGAGTACGGCTCAAATTGCTCAATCCCTTGGGCGTTGGTCAAAAGCTTGCCACCACCTATCGTACTGCTTCTGATGAGCGCTTACACACCCTGAGCGAAGATATCAAGGCAATCAATAATATCGAAGGCCAAATTCAAGTCTATAAAGCTGATATGCAACGTGATTTCACCCCACGCATCGCCCAGCTCGAAAATTTGATTCATGAATTTGAGCAGCGTGGCCATACGTTTTTCGATGAACAAATTCGCTTGGGCCGAGCACGCGATTTAATCAAAAAAGATTTACTTGAACAACGTTTTCGCGATCAAGTGGTGAGCGATCTTGATGCTGAAACTGATCGCATCACCCAGCAAATTATCGATTGGTTGATCGAGCGCAATCTCAAACTCTGGCAAGATGTCAATGCCTATATTGATCGTCGCCAAATTTCACGCCACAAAGATGAGATGGTTGGCAATGTTGGCCAAAATTTCAACTACAATCGCCAAGCGTTGATCGATTCAGTTGGCCGCAGCACCAGCCAAATTGTACAAAGCTACAATCGCGATGCCGAAGCCAAACAATTGGCCATGGATTTGCAAGGGACGATTGCCACAACCGCCTTGACCGGAGTTGGCGCGGTTGGTTTTGGCGCATTATTTGTGATTTTGGCCCATGGTGCGTTACTCGATTTTACCGGCATCA
This sequence is a window from Herpetosiphon gulosus. Protein-coding genes within it:
- a CDS encoding ribonuclease H-like domain-containing protein, coding for MDAYLDIETTWQRTISVIGIYLPRRGTVQLVGAGVSDVNLYAALAGVETIYTFNGASFDLPIIYKALGADLKREFGHCDLLRECRRQNLRGGLKIVEQKIGIARSTHGLDGRDALRLWQAYENYNDQTALDLLLRYNRDDIIHLPRLRCYLHKLAEPDLHPHVTIWHASEQSLLSPLSDEEY
- the pknB gene encoding Stk1 family PASTA domain-containing Ser/Thr kinase, giving the protein MSEQPRILNNRYQLERKLGQGGMATVYLGRDLRLNRPVAIKVLHGQYASDEQFLRRFKHEADAAAQLGHPNIVRVYDIGAEGDLHYIVMEYVQGTDLKEIISLQAPLPVPRTLAIVRQVAEALQAAHDSGLVHRDVKPQNVLIDANDYARLSDFGIAKSKQSSALTDPGTTFGTADYLAPEQAQGLGATPLSDVYALGVLTYEMLTGRLPFSGDSPLAVALQHIQAAPPPLRSYNPSIPPQLEAIVLQAMSKDPAQRPQSARAFAELLRLYRERGNQATMAVPSANAGRLPQTQEPAEVRPPRQQPAPQARPRQNYAPPLAAQQPVPMNQPQARQSSGCGLWVIATLLLVGIGGLVYVLMFTNVMDSISQAFGGNKATQVTPTGEPTPAPEMVEVPDLVGRTESEALDLLKSLELGEQRKEPRNDLAPAATVIGQDVAAGTKVAKGTVIPFTLSLGPAQVEIPDVTRQQFDAASDALVRAGFKVRRTDTPDQTIPAGFVLRQNPPAGLKLAQGSEIELVVSVGDLVIFPDLIGRQRAEAEAILATRSDLRLDIVDEQGPDLIPNFDSIAANMVVSATANGQPVDNGALIPRGSIIVLGVRRP
- a CDS encoding winged helix-turn-helix domain-containing protein, with protein sequence MSDQPVPSLTIKNQDVPPRLMPWEQTILTIGRDVANDIVIDHRLASRRHARLERDEAGCYIRDLDSTNGTYLNGVKVNGLAPLRNNDEVWVADTVIIFRDPEATMKGTPPPVVMHRIATQDQAELHVDSAAKEVYVRGKRLDPQLTAKEFQLLELLYNRRGEVVSKEQIAIGVWDYEVYDYNAIDALIYRLRQRIEIDPSAPRFVLTVRGFGYKLSLD
- a CDS encoding RrF2 family transcriptional regulator, with amino-acid sequence MRLSTKGEYGVRALFDLAQHYGEGLVQSHDIAERQAISENYLNQLLIALRKAGLITSVRGPQGGHQLARPPQAISLLDAILVLEGPLLPTPEGASLDTFDAGLLGEVWGELRAVIEGHLSEMTIADLCQRKHQQLDSPMYYI
- a CDS encoding protein kinase → MTSWNGRQFGKYVLHNEVGRGGMARVFRATDTTLQRTVALKILAPQLASDPESSQRFEREAITAGNLHHPNIVTIFDVGEAEGLPYIAMEYIAGRSLQAVIDEQGALGLGYAVALLMPVAEAIDYAHSQQAVHRDVKPHNILLNADGRVLLTDFGIAQAPVVNDKRLTRAGMFMGTPEYIAPEQASAQLVDGRSDLYSLGIVAFEVITGQVPFTGTVPELLVAHTYTPPPAITSLVPGLPAAFDKVFERALAKQPSDRPPSAVAFIDALRTLSSRVGITIPSKDELRGLAVPAGSSAGKATVAMNALPSLQRQHDPNAQTDVGSIQPQARPAAPVPQPVPRPSNPNPTARVAPSAQSRPQAAPAQPRPRPTPPNSSNAARPRMRTRPVMRTATTSDPLKIIYPVAIIITLAVLGIVFWQRIGQGNRGLISLPTATQTSSLSGPFVPESTRIPTAIPSNTPEPTPTDAPTEPPSITPEPSATVPSNTPTRTTQPTRTVPPTRTTQPTTVVPSNTPVEPTPIQATPTDVPPPTPTNGPTAAPTQDLPTVTNPGVEPTVVYPLPRPAPSPIS
- the trpE gene encoding anthranilate synthase component I produces the protein MASPTFEQVQAWAAAGYTQCAVYRELVADLETPVSAYLKVAQGHYSFLLESVEGGEQIGRYSFIGCEPHLIIRGLGQQSIIETANGERTSYDDLTTLDQLERLVVGTQRANPAPQPDLPRFTGGAVGFLGYETVRTFERLPAPTLRPLQIPDGVWMVVKTVLAFDHVRHTIKIMSTLVFDAAVDLATQFAEANQAIEAMTKKLVRPLAPEVYSSSAASPSLPELNEQLQSNQSFSEFSAAIEKAREYIRAGDIFQVVLSQRFQRETDAEPFAVYRALRTVNPSPYMFFLNVPDAAIIGASPEMLVRVEDGIIETHPIAGTRRRGRDAEDEARMQAELLADEKERAEHLMLVDLGRNDVGRVSLPGTVHVPKFMQIEKYSHVMHLVSVVKGTLDTSRYSPLHALRACFPAGTLTGAPKVRAMEIIAELEPTQRGPYGGCVGYVSFGGLSLDTAITIRTMVIKDGVAYMQAGAGIVADSDVKLEDLETRNKAGSLIRALHVAEMLEL
- a CDS encoding tetratricopeptide repeat protein; the protein is MTSNQTAALLETAVAALYAGDRRSARVYLTQALALEPYNEIALLWLSGAVELPEQQIACLERVLAINPYNHAAIRGLVSLRGPFEPIVAEPEPLPPWNPPEPLSLSQLAELPVCCYACDAQLYASATFCWRCHVHVRCCANCIFNGYVECKTEQAIQSEQMPNCCPWWRPI
- a CDS encoding dynamin family protein — protein: MAHVGAQSILGEREAELRAAEQSLFDRLHHALEQFGADVTAADAARLREATEQLAELFLIVVAGEFNAGKSSFINALLGDRVLPEGVTPTTDRINILRFGEQPDSQLLEDFLLLRTHPAPLLGDLNIVDTPGTNAIIRRHEELTKRFVPRSDLVLFITSADRPFTESERTFLEHIREWGKKIVLVINKIDILDEKGRGEVIEFVRSNATTLLGSTPMIFAVSARSALRAHENDDPKLWSESGFNAMEEYLLRTLDQGERVRLKLLNPLGVGQKLATTYRTASDERLHTLSEDIKAINNIEGQIQVYKADMQRDFTPRIAQLENLIHEFEQRGHTFFDEQIRLGRARDLIKKDLLEQRFRDQVVSDLDAETDRITQQIIDWLIERNLKLWQDVNAYIDRRQISRHKDEMVGNVGQNFNYNRQALIDSVGRSTSQIVQSYNRDAEAKQLAMDLQGTIATTALTGVGAVGFGALFVILAHGALLDFTGISLSVLAVAGGAYLIPAKRAQAKREFHKKVSELRDKIVRSLSKQVYAEIDQSIERVTETVAPYTRFVKFQNEQLQEARNELASVEQALGRLRGEIEAL
- the selA gene encoding L-seryl-tRNA(Sec) selenium transferase produces the protein MRLRNLPAVHGLIGLLAERFPELPAQWLLEAARTSIEQARHAIRNHAAECSIEQILAQAEHLILQRQQPPLRQVINATGVILHTNLGRAPLSAAAHQAMITASAGYSNLEYDLTEGERGSRNSLLEPQLQRLTGAEAALVVNNAAAAMLLCLSCFAQGQEVIVSRGHAVEIGGGFRIPDILRQSGCTLVDVGTTNRSYLHDYTAAITSQTAALLHVHASNFQVLGFTHEPSVAELAQAAHDHQKLLICDLGSGALLDTQAFGLAVEPTVAMMVQTNADLVVFSGDKLLGGPQAGVIVGKRQLIDQLRKHPLLRALRVDKLTIAALSATLLAYETQRASSEIPIWRMVTSSLEQLEQRAIALLAHYPAAQLVATHATIGGGSLPGSSLPSRGLALDGAIEALSTQLRANDPPIVGRIQAQRLILDLRTVLPEQDAVLMAALAALDPA